The genomic region TATGAATTGTGTTATATATAGGAGGTGTAATATTGGGAGAAACCTTTTATATTTTAAAAGATGGAGATTTAAGACGAAAAGATAATAGTGTAGTTATTAAGAGTTTGGATGGGAATGAAAAAAATCTCAAGGCAGAAGTTACAGATGAGATATATCTCTTTGGTGAAGTAAGTCTTAATACGAAATTATTGAATTTTATATCTCAAAAGGGCATTATACTTCATGTATTTAATTATTACGGGTTTTATAGTGGTAGCTATTATCCTAGAGAAACAAACATAAGTGGATATTTATCAGTCCAGCAAGTACGAGTGTATGATAATGATGAAAAAAGATTGATGATTGCTAAAGAGATATTGAAAGCAGCATCTTACAATATCTATAGAAATCTCAGATATTATAATGGAAGAGGAATTAACATAGAAGAACCAATGAGAAGTATTGATAGTTTAATAAAAAAGCTAGATCATACTAAGTCTATTAATGAACTTATGGGAGTGGAAGGGAATATTAGAAAAACATATTATTCTACTTGGAATAGTATTGTAAAACAGGATATAAACTTTGAGAAAAGAGTAAAGAGACCACCCGATAATATGATTAACTCTTTGATTTCCTTTGTAAATAGTCTTATATACACGACAGTTTTATCTGAAATATACAAAACTCAATTAAATCCAACAATAAGTTTCCTTCATGAACCAGGCACAAAAAGATTTTCACTTTGCTTAGATATAGCAGAAGTATTTAAGCCATTAATTGGAGATAGAATGATATTTTCGATACTAAACAAAAATCAAATTACAGAAGAGGATTTTGAGAAAGAATCTAACTTTGTGTATTTAAAAGAATCTGGAAAAAAGAAAATACTAATAGAGTACGATAAGCGACTTGAGCAAACCATAGCTCATAAAGACTTAGGGCGGGATGTTTCTTACAGATATCTTATTAGGTTAGAATGCTATAAATTAATTAAACATATTATAGGTGAGAAAGAATATACTGGATTTAAAATTTGGTGGTGACTTTATGTATATAGTGTTAATGTATGATATAATGATGGATGAAGGAGGAGCACGAGTTCAGAGAAACATCTTTAAAATATGCAAAAAATATTTGACTCACATACAAATGTCAGTATTTGAAGGAAATCTAACAGAACTTAATTTAATGAAGCTAAAAATAGAGTTAGGTAAATATATTAGAGATAATAAAGATTCTCTTATTATATTCAAAAGCCGGGATGAAAGATGGTTGACTAAAGAATTTTTAGGACTAAAAGATGATAAAACATCAAATTTTTTTTGAAAAATGTATTGTCGACCTGTAGTAGTGCATAAATTACTGGTAATAGACAAGAGTTATAATTTCAGGTGTTAGTAACTGTTTAGGGTAATATATTTTGAAATATTAATAATTTAGTGAATAAAAAATAATACATAGACAATAAATACACTTGTAGCTTAGTAAAATCAATACCTCTATTGAAACGACCTTTAATAGAACTAGAGTAGAATGTAAATTTCTAAAGGGGGTTTTTAGATGACAATAGCAGAAGCAACCTTTAATAGAACTAGAGTAGAATGTAAATTTTCCTGATACGGGCCAAGTAATAAAAGAATGGGAATTCCTTTAATAGAACTAGAGTAGAATGTAAATATGAGAAAGATATTTGAAGCATTGAATGCAGAAGTCCTTTAATAGAACTAGAGTAGAATGTAAATGACGGTCGAATTATACAAGTTGTTGCTGAAACAGGCCCTTTAATAGAACTAGAGTAGAATGTAAATATAAGGGCATACATAACTACTGTCTATAATACATATTACCTTTAATAGAACTAGAGTAGAATGTAAATCAACTTTCACGTATTTCAGTCCACTTAATATTTCTTCCTTTAATAGAACTAGAGTAGAATGTAAATAGCAGATGATAAAGGCAATAGATTAACTGCTGCAATGCCTTTAATAGAACTAGAGTAGAATGTAAATATGGTGGTATAGGTGGATAGTCATACTTTATTCTCAACCTTTAATAGAACTAGAGTAGAATGTAAATCTTAAAATCGATTTTAAGGCACATAATAATATAATCCCTTTAATAGAACTAGAGTAGAATGTAAATAAGGTTCCTCAGCATCATGTTGTGTGTTGAAAGCTACCTTTAATAGAACTAGAGTAGAATGTAAATTTATAACATCAGACTAACTACAACTTTACTAACTAATCCTTTAATAGAACTAGAGTAGAATGTAAATACCTGACAAACTATCACCCCTTGTTGGGACAGGAACCCCTTTAATAGAACTAGAGTAGAATGTAAATCTAATTCAACATCATGTATCATATCTAATGTTTTACCTTTAATAGAACTAGAGTAGAATGTAAATGAAAATTTTATATTACCTGATGGTGCAAGTGGATTCCTTTAATAGAACTAGAGTAGAATGTAAATAGACCATGTAGGCAAATATATAGCAATACAAAGAAAGCCTTTAATAGAACTAGAGTAGAATGTAAATGTAGTTTCATTCCAGCTAAGTAATTATCATCAAAACCCTTTAATAGAACTAGAGTAGAATGTAAATGTAGCTTAGTAATTGCAAGGGTTACAGCGATTTGATCCTTTAATAGAACTAGAGTAGAATGTAAATAATTAGTACCTACAAATTTTTTATAGATACTAAGCAGGACCTTTAATAGAACTAGAGTAGAATGTAAATATGACTAAACTACCTAGTTGACCGAACATAAATGCCTTTAATAGAACTAGAGTAGAATGTAAATGGTTTCAATGACCGATATTGTTTTTTTTGTGCTTGGCCTTTAATAGAACTAGAGTAGAATGTAAATGACGTTGAACTTTTAGAAATATATTTAAATGACTACCTTTAATAGAACTAGAGTAGAATGTAAATTCGTTTGCCCACTTAGCAAAATCTAATTTTTTATCTCCTTTAATAGAACTAGAGTAGAATGTAAATTAATCATATGGGTGGTACAATTTCTCTACCCTGTAGCCTTTAATAGAACTAGAGTAGAATGTAAATCAATGCTGTCAATCTCTCTAGTAACCGTTTTGTCAAACCTTTAATAGAACTAGAGTAGAATGTAAATAAAGGGAATTTTATGATTGACATAGTATTTGATAGGACCTTTAATAGAACTAGAGTAGAATGTAAATTGTTGTTACTAAATGAATATATCCACATATTGCTACCTTTAATAGAACTAGAGTAGAATGTAAATTGTATAAACTACTTTTTGATCGTTTAATATTCCGATGCCTTTAATAGAACTAGAGTAGAATGTAAATGCTACCTATATTTAGTTGTCAAGGTTCCTTTAGCGACCCTTTAATAGAACTAGAGTAGAATGTAAATTATAAATTCCAAAAACATCTGCACCTTCAAGTCCAACCTTTAATAGAACTAGAGTAGAATGTAAATCCCTTCGCTATTTCAGCATCAATTTTCTTTTTCATTCCTTTAATAGAACTAGAGTAGAATGTAAATAATTCTCCGTTGTTAGAAATACTGTCATCAGGAAATACCTTTAATAGAACTAGAGTAGAATGTAAATTTTGTTCTTCCATTTGTACTCTTGTAGTGGATTAAACCTTTAATAGAACTAGAGTAGAATGTAAATTTATATTTTATTTTTTTTTGCTATAGACTACCCTTTTCCTTTAATAGAACTAGAGTAGAATGTAAATCATTTTAATATTGATTGAATATATAAAAAGTTTAACCCTTTAATAGAACTAGAGTAGAATGTAAATATAATCATATAAACATCTAACATGCATTAGTAATACATCCTTTAATAGAACTAGAGTAGAATGTAAATAATCCAGCTTCCTACTATTTCAATAATCAAACCTTCCTTTAATAGAACTAGAGTAGAATGTAAATAAGCTATACTGATGAGGCTTGAATAGCCGAAACTACCTTTAATAGAACTAGAGTAGAATGTAAATTATATGATGATACAGGTTACAAGAGCAGAAAACTTCCCTTTAATAGAACTAGAGTAGAATGTAAATACGGAAATATTGTCATAGCAGAATAAAACCCTTAGTCCTTTAATAGAACTAGAGTAGAATGTAAATTCCGAATAGACAGAGGTTTTGTCTTTTAGCACACAACCTTTAATAGAACTAGAGTAGAATGTAAATCAACTTTCACGTATTTCAGTCCACTTAATATTTTTTTCCTTTAATAGAACTAGAGTAGAATGTAAATTGTAGTTTATTTCTCGTAATTTCTTCTAAATTAATCCTTTAATAGAACTAGAGTAGAATGTAAATACTGACATATACTCCTGATTAGCTTCTTTGGTGAAACCTTTAATAGAACTAGAGTAGAATGTAAATGTAATTTAACTGCTTTAGGACTGTCTTTTCCTAATACATCCTTTAATAGAACTAGAGTAGAATGTAAATCAATATGAGTTTCCCAAGGTCTTATTGCTACTATCTCCTTTAATAGAACTAGAGTAGAATGTAAATCATTAAAGGCAGCAGCAGAAATGAATAGACATTCATCCTTTAATAGAACTAGAGTAGAATGTAAATTTCTTTCTTTCATAATTTGCCAATCTTGTTTTACGGGTCCTTTAATAGAACTAGAGTAGAATGTAAATTATTATGATGAATCAACACAAAGCATTACAATGGCCCTTTAATAGAACTAGAGTAGAATGTAAATGCTAAAGGTTCTAAGACAGCAATAATGGCTTTATCACCTTTAATAGAACTAGAGTAGAATGTAAATAAAGACCTTCCTCCTGAAATAGCAGGGAAACTAACCCTTTAATAGAACTAGAGTAGAATGTAAATTTTTTTAGTAGGTGATTAAATGGAACAACTAAATAAGCCTTTAATAGAACTAGAGTAGAATGTAAATTAGTCAACACTTACATAGTAGGTATCTTTTAATAACCCTTTAATAGAACTAGAGTAGAATGTAAATTTCAAAGCAAAACATATCTATGCGTATCAAAAATATCCTTTAATAGAACTAGAGTAGAATGTAAATAACTCTGATACACCACGTGTAGTAGTTCAGATTAGACCTTTAATAGAACTAGAGTAGAATGTAAATCTTCTAACATCTTTACATGGTGCAACCGCTTGAAAACCCTTTAATAGAACTAGAGTAGAATGTAAATAGTTAACTAAACCGTATTCTAAGCTTTGATCCGACTTCCTTTAATAGAACTAGAGTAGAATGTAAATTAAGTAGTTCCATTTCATTTGATAATACTCTTCTCCCTTTAATAGAACTAGAGTAGAATGTAAATATTAAAAGATATTACAAAATGTGGAGAGTTTAAAACCTTTAATAGAACTAGAGTAGAATGTAAATATTAAAAGATATTACAAAATGTGGAGAGTTTAAAACCTTTAATAGAACTAGAGTAGAATGTAAATGAAGATTGAATACTGAGGTTAGAACAGCAAGAATAACCTTTAATAGAACTAGAGTAGAATGTAAATCATTAAATGCAATTCAACAAGCACAAAACGAACAAGCCCTTTAATAGAACTAGAGTAGAATGTAAATCCTTTTTTGATACCCTTATGGGGCATATATAACTACCTTTAATAGAACTAGAGTAGAATGTAAATTTCTCTCACCTCTTTTACTTAAGGAATGTTATGCCTCCTTTAATAGAACTAGAGTAGAATGTAAATTTCTTTGTAGCTTCGCTTATCATTACTCCATGCCTACCTTTAAT from Proteiniborus sp. DW1 harbors:
- the cas1b gene encoding type I-B CRISPR-associated endonuclease Cas1b is translated as MGETFYILKDGDLRRKDNSVVIKSLDGNEKNLKAEVTDEIYLFGEVSLNTKLLNFISQKGIILHVFNYYGFYSGSYYPRETNISGYLSVQQVRVYDNDEKRLMIAKEILKAASYNIYRNLRYYNGRGINIEEPMRSIDSLIKKLDHTKSINELMGVEGNIRKTYYSTWNSIVKQDINFEKRVKRPPDNMINSLISFVNSLIYTTVLSEIYKTQLNPTISFLHEPGTKRFSLCLDIAEVFKPLIGDRMIFSILNKNQITEEDFEKESNFVYLKESGKKKILIEYDKRLEQTIAHKDLGRDVSYRYLIRLECYKLIKHIIGEKEYTGFKIWW
- the cas2 gene encoding CRISPR-associated endonuclease Cas2; this translates as MYIVLMYDIMMDEGGARVQRNIFKICKKYLTHIQMSVFEGNLTELNLMKLKIELGKYIRDNKDSLIIFKSRDERWLTKEFLGLKDDKTSNFF